From Kogia breviceps isolate mKogBre1 chromosome 2, mKogBre1 haplotype 1, whole genome shotgun sequence, one genomic window encodes:
- the B3GNT7 gene encoding UDP-GlcNAc:betaGal beta-1,3-N-acetylglucosaminyltransferase 7, which produces MSLWKRTIYKSACLSLALLVAVTVFQRSLTPSQFLQEPLLPTLGLQKAQKPSGHLVNPESFWKNPKDVVTLTPMVSRGPQAWDVTTTNCSANVNLTHQPWFQGLEPHFQQFLFYRHCRYFPMLLNHPEKCSGDVYLLVVVKSVITQHDRREAIRQTWGREQESAGGGRGAVHTLFLLGTASKQEERAHYQQLLAYEDRIYGDILQWDFLDSFFNLTLKEIHFLKWLDIYCPNVRFIFKGDDDVFVNPTNLLEFLADRRPQEDLFVGDVLQHARPIRRKDNKYYIPGALYSQASYPPYAGGGGFLMAGGLARRLHHACDTLELYPIDDVFLGMCLEVLGVRPTAHEGFKTFGISRNRNSRMNKEPCFFRSMLVVHKLLPAELLAMWGLVHGNLTCSRKLQVL; this is translated from the exons ATGTCGCTGTG GAAGAGAACCATCTACAAGAGTGCGTGTCTGTCGCTGGCCCTGCTCGTGGCTGTAACAGTATTCCAGCGCAGCCTGACCCCCAGCCAGTTTCTGCAGGAGCCCCTGCTACCCACCCTCGGGTTACAGAAGGCCCAGAAACCGAGCGGACACCTGGTGAACCCTGAGAGCTTCTGGAAGAACCCGAAGGATGTGGTCACCCTCACACCCATGGTTTCACGGGGGCCCCAGGCCTGGGATGTGACCACAACTAACTGCTCGGCCAATGTAAACTTGACCCACCAGCCCTGGTTCCAGGGCCTGGAGCCACACTTCCAGCAGTTTCTGTTCTATCGCCACTGCCGATACTTCCCCATGCTGCTGAACCATCCGGAGAAGTGCAGCGGCGACGTCTACCTGCTGGTGGTCGTCAAGTCCGTCATCACACAGCACGACCGCCGCGAGGCCATCCGCCAGACGTGGGGCCGTGAGCAGGAGTCGGCGGGCGGGGGCCGCGGCGCCGTGCACACCCTCTTCCTGCTGGGTACAGCCTCCAAGCAGGAGGAGCGGGCCCACTACCAGCAGCTGCTGGCCTACGAGGACCGCATCTATGGGGACATCCTGCAGTGGGACTTTCTTGACAGCTTCTTCAACCTGACCCTCAAGGAGATCCACTTCCTCAAGTGGCTTGACATCTACTGCCCCAACGTACGCTTCATCTTCAAGGGCGACGATGACGTCTTCGTCAACCCCACCAACCTGCTGGAATTTCTGGCTGACCGGCGGCCCCAGGAAGACCTGTTTGTGGGTGACGTCCTGCAGCACGCCCGGCCCATCCGCAGAAAGGATAACAAATACTACATCCCCGGCGCCCTGTACAGCCAGGCCAGCTACCCGCCGTACGCCGGCGGAGGGGGCTTCCTTATGGCCGGGGGCCTGGCCCGGCGCCTGCACCACGCTTGCGACACCCTGGAGCTTTACCCCATCGACGACGTCTTCCTGGGCATGTGCCTGGAGGTGCTGGGCGTGCGGCCCACGGCCCACGAGGGCTTCAAGACGTTCGGCATCTCGCGGAACCGCAACAGCCGCATGAACAAGGAGCCCTGCTTCTTCCGCTCCATGCTCGTCGTGCACAAGCTGCTGCCCGCTGAGCTGCTTGCCATGTGGGGTCTGGTGCACGGCAACCTCACCTGCTCCCGCAAGCTCCAGGTGCTCTGA